A region of the Mytilus galloprovincialis chromosome 1, xbMytGall1.hap1.1, whole genome shotgun sequence genome:
GCATTGAAAGTTCCTTAGGCCCAATATTGAGACTGtgatttataaaaagtttgatatcTTCTGCAAAAATTATGTAGTAATAACTTATTCATTTGAAGGTTTTTCTTGTAATTGCTATTTTAGTACATTTTGAATCATTAGTTATATAGTAGGTACTATATCTTATCCGAAGCCATTTCCTGCATTTAATTTCTTTGGAACGCATGAAATTGTTTTttgtgaattcaaataaaatccaATCAGTAAATTCATGAAGAaatgttactgtggattcatttattttcgtgggtacaaattttcatggtttcaggaaaacttgcatattcctggatatttaatttcgtggttttgccaaaatatgcatttatttcttaagaaaatttgttattcgttgaataTATTAATTCATGGTtctcctgtacccacgaaatccacgaaagtTGGTagccaacgaatattaatgattccacagtattAAAGTCGGTGGTCCGATTTTCAAGGTCAGGCCCTGAATATTCATTAGAAACATGAGAAGTTGTATATTTATAGGGTCACAATTTTTAGCCTCCGTGACCTGAATATGGTCACCCTTCTAGTCATCGCAAATCATGCTGTTTCATTACAGGATTGTAAACTATTTTATAACAAAAgaatcaaacaaataataataacctTGTACTGTAACATAGTCTTTTTAGTAGATACTTAATGTTAAAAATAGTATGTTTTATGGcctataaaatcataaaaaacacGCACTATTTAATTCAGCTGCTTCACTATCAATATTTATTATCAATCTATTGAAGTATTGTAATTAATACGTTCAATTTGAGATGCTTCATTTAAGCCACAGTCTAAAAGTTGTTACTCAAAAGACGATTCGGCTCTTGGTCTTTACATGTGGTGTATACCTTTCTTCCATGAAGACCCTGAGTAGGGCGATTGTTGAACTTGATGAGATGGTTCCCATTATCATCACAAAGGGCTCTGAATTTGTTCAGctgaaaaagatataaatttatatatctagcTCACCTAGTTTTTACTTTAACCTTGTTTTTTAATAAAGCAACACCAAGGCAGATTAAAAACgttgacttataataaaaatttacccctaaaaaacaaacaaaaaatcctCGCTGGgacttttagataaaaaaaaaaacaacagcaaccAAAAGCGCTGATTATTTTTCCCCAAATGTGTGtagaaataaataaaggcaacagtagtataccgctgttcaaaatccatggacaaaaaacaaaatcggggtaacaaactaaaactgagagaaacgcattaaatataagaggagaacaacgacacaacattaaaatgtaacacacacacagaaacggactaagcattagacaaaatcctatgagaataacaaatataacatcaaaaccaattACATGAATtcgggatagataagtaccgtgacacgtcttatagtaatgtgaattcacactcaaaaataagagaaaacaaacgacacaacggaaacacaacgttaaaatgtaacacacacagaaacgaactataatataaccaatggccatattcctgacttggtacaggacattaatACATCCCTTTcaattataaaaattcataaaaactaataatatgttaaaattttttaacttttaatttgtacATAAAAATCGTACATCTTAATTGCACAATACCCTATAAAGTTTTTTTATTCTGCAACTAATCGACGTGTATATTTCCTaatatagtaacatagctatattttgtataatgtcaatttcatcatggaagaCTTTCTAAACAATCAGGGTTCCAATTAAGGGATGAAAAttagtttgacatttgtgttacgatttaaAAAGCTATTAATTTATTAAGCTAAATTGTAGTATAAAagcaatattaggtcaatgtaagaaaaatataaatatttttttactcgtCGCAAAACTGGGAAAGGGGTTCGGTTCattttctcagcctcatacaaaaggtttatattttcctgacattgacctaatattgtatataacTATTTAGATTGTTAACACCCACCTGTCTCTCTGAAATTGTTTGCGGTTGTGACAAAATTGTCCATGTTACACTTTCGAAACAACCAGGTGTGGTGAGACTCCCATCATATCTATAAAAACAGCGGGTGTTGTTAGGTAGAAGTTTTGAGAGTGACAACGAATCGATACTGCTTTcagaatctgaaaaaaaaatcaaatttatgaattttaaaataaaattctgaaGAGTGAATttttctaaatgattttttttaaaggaattttttGGTTCAACCAGTGTCAATACTTTATGTGTAATACGAATTCCAAGGGTTGACTGATATATAGAAATATGATCATTTGAACTTTTTCGATCCGTCAGTAAAACCCATTCTAAAAAGGGACTTTTTTAACCGAGAAGAATGCATAAATACGTACCGATGTCCGGTTATAATAGGGACGTTCAATACGATAATTTGCGAATGTGAAGTGCAACGATTTCCGTACAAAAAGAACCAAATCTTTGAGGAGTTCATACGTCACTTTATGCAAGAAAGAATTCTGTCCTTATTCAACACACCCTCATTCTATAGTGGAAGTTGAACTTAATCTTAATCTTGGTCGCGTCGCTTTGTAGAACTTAGATATTAGAtgtgttgtttatttgttctAGTTCTGAGTATGGGTGAAATGCTTATCACTGGAAGTTAGTTAAACAGCAATAAGCACacagtaaattatatatataggtTAGATATTTTGCAATGTATTTTCACGTTGCAAATTATAATGTAAAGTCATCCGATACAGTTACAAGAAATAATTCAAAAGGGAAAATGTTTGACATGGTTTAGAGGGAAAATATCGATACTGTGTGTGATACAATAATAACAAAtacaaatgttacaaaaatatGGACAGAATCTTAAATGTGGTCATATGCAAAACCTTCAGATGCAAAACCAAAATGAGTTTTTCGATTTCCTTcattaaaatttaagaaaaaagttCACAAAACAAATACTAATAACATTTAAGTCATTTTCTTTAACCCTTTAACcgcaatcccgcctgtaggcgtgatggcgacaacaattctttgatggcccgtatgccCCTCCATACTTTTGTTtaactgccccagctgaactgtcatgatagcagggactttAACCAAGCAGTTTATGGTCCATAAACTCATCTCAGATGTCTGCTCATGAAATAaagcactttgaaagccgtttaagagttcaaaatcggaaaaacgtgaaaagtagccaaaatcaggtAGGGttggcatcttttgatggccactacgtaactggaagtgactgtagGTATTAACTATTTTCATACATGCATGCATAGGTAGTACAGGAACACAAAGAGGTATATTATGGCCATTAGGAATCTAGTTTGtgaaatctaggtcaccgttttgtcaaaaatccgtaAAAACGATaaatttaggcagacctgacttgacaataataattcctcAGTAAGACACTcaagtccaatatactcccagttagcatgaatggactgctgtaactatagggtaatacttgaatgacaaataAACTCAGTCTTGTCAATGTttacctctcaaggtcgttttaaaGTCGGAAAATATACGGGAAAAATACCATTTTTCAGTTGGGGTGGGTtataactcatcaaagataccaggattgaaattttatatttacgccagacccgcgtttcgtctacaagagactcatcagtgacactcgaataaaaaaatgttaaaaaggtcaaataaattacgaagttgaagagcattgaggacaaaattcctaaaagttttgccaaatacagctaagataatctattcctgatatagaaaaagccttagtttttgaaaaattaagttttgttaacagttaatttataattatgaacatattaatgataactcaagtcaacacagaagtgctgattactgggcACTACTAAAGATACAATACAGGGTATACTATGTAAGGCAATACCGATGACATGTTTATATATCGTGTAAGCTGTTAAATAAAGGTCTGATTTATTAGGGTGTCAAATTCATAAGAACGAGAAGAGATATTTGGACACAACACATCATCTAAAACACCGAAGGTGATAATATGTAGGTTACATTGCATCACCTATGTATCCAAGGTCTCGTCATGATCGAGATTGATAACACATAAGTAATAAATAACGATCCATATTATCTCTTTACTCTAATTAATATAAGAATATAAAAGTAATCCGATATAATAAGGTATGCAGGGTATCATTGTCTAAAATGCAATTAGTatcaaaaatacaagaaattggCATTGATTTTGTTACATGTAGTTCTAGATAATATGTTGATTTTAAGGCATGTGAAACTTACTCTGTGATGTAacaaaacagaagaaaagaaacTATAAAACTTGATATTCAATCAATTTATGATTTTGAGTCACGGAAAACAGATTTAATGAATGTGCAATAAAGGTAACTTTGCTAAAACATGACTTTGATATCTGAAAACATTCCCGTTTGTATCCatatcatgataattaaaacaggcttttttttttaaactgcattcCTGTAATTGTATCCTAATAGTTTTCAATAAACTTTCGGATAGTATTTCGTTTTTTTCTTACCATAAGTAGAGATACACACTGTGATGCCGTCAGTATGTCATTTACACCAAAACATCTTTATGCAATAAAATAGATTTAAATAGTTTAGGTTAAGGATCTTTCAGCAATTTCAACTAAAGTTATGTGAAAGCATAATGCATGCAGATTATCCCATTACATTAATGACATCTTGTTTTAAGTATTGGATTAAATCATCTCATATCTGACAGGCGTCAGCCAcaattattttagatttttattcatgtttttctctgaatgCTTATGACATCTTTACAATAAACAGATTGGATTGGATGAGTACTGATTgctaatttagtcttagatgcatgttttttttattagttgttagtggctgtGAGCTGCCAGTAATTGTaagtactttcagatctgtatttggtgttttttttgttgttgttgggatgCACAAGTAACCAACTACATccagtctgtgtttttgttagatgtatttctactTATATCCATCTGAGGAGTTTTTCAAcagatttgtatagttcgttcttatgttgtactgttacaccactgtcccaggttattgGGACGGTTAGGTTCCGCTAATATGCTTAACGCCGCCATATTCcatttgtatgtgcctgtcctaagatAGGAGCCTGAAATtctgtggttgttgtttgttgctgtgttaaatatttttctgttattttgttttgtacacaaataaGACCGtaggttttctcatttgaattggtttacattaattttgtcatttcgcggtcctgtatagctgactatgagatCGTTCGTTTTCTCTTATGATGTATGCTAGATATAAGATGAGTACACATTGTGTCTGTCAATATCTTTATACCTAGTGTAAGAGAGGcgaaaaataattacaaataaaatgcCTGTAGATGTTATTATGGTTATAGAGTATGACCTGCAAGAAAATTTTCTATCCTAAAAGGAAATTTCGGACGCGATGACAATAACACAAGTTCGAAACGCAGTAGTTCAGTtcatttttattgtgttttttttaattgaattatacATACTTTtggattttactttttctaaacCTTCAATTAGAGGTTTCAAGTCTTCGTTGTCTTCAGCTGTAGTCTGCAAttgtcaaaattataaatatcattaatatgtacatcattttcatatcaaaattaattaaaaagtatCTTATGTACCTCATATTGGTATTTCATTGTTTTGTTACTTTCCAAAATAAAAGTACGACTTTGATTCTAGTACAACCTCCCTCATGTATCCACGACACTATAATGTTGGACACATATCATTAAACATTTTAACATGTTCCTTGAAATTTTGAGTATTTTACCCAAAAGTGTATAAAATGAACCTTATTTTTCAAATCCAAAATAAGTGTTGGAAGCAACGTTAAGTTCATTTTGGTTAGCTATGTCTTtgacaaaatttgacaaaaaacatacaaaatttgCAATTATGCATTAAAATACTTTAGATTGCAATATATTGATATAAcatgaaattgtttttaaaaaatctaagTTTATGATAAAACAGTGGTATTTGGCAACTTTTAGATTTTGACAATGTGAGGAAATACAGGGATTTACCAACCTCTTTTTCGTGCAGAACGCCAACAATTTATTAACTCACTTTTAATGATGTACaagatttttaatttaaaaatcgtGAAATAATGCAGCTATGTGATTAAAGGAGGACAactcaaaacattttaaaagttaaatgacatattttacttataacagATCGTCTTGAATATGCAAATCATGTTTCCAGTGGTCGTTAACTTAGTAagcaaatataattatttctcgGTCGGTGTAACTCGAAAACTTTCATCTGACTGCAACCTTTAATTATAAGGGTTAACTAAAGTATAGATGTGGTCACTTAAACTGTAAATTGTTCGGTAGTAGCAATGTGAATGCCAGTGCACGGTACAATGCCATTGGTGTTTCAAATGCTTGTATAAAATTCATAAATGCAGTACGTAATTTTCTTTATCTTTGAACAACGCACAATGTTATTAACTCAATTAAGTATAAATTTAAGAACATACCATTTCAAAATTTCACACGATGTGCTACATGTACGAAAAAAAAGTTATGGTCTAAATGTAACTGTATAAAAGTTAATGTGAAAATGTTGAGATAGTGTTCAGCTATGTTTGGTCCATATTCTTATGATATGCCCCGTCGTAATTTATAAAACATTGCTCTTTAATACATGCCCTTTTTAATGTTGCTTGGAGTGTCACTATATGCGTAAAAGTATACGATCGAGCTTTAGCTTCATACACTAGATATATGGATTCTTCTGCTAGTTTGATCTATACAGCGTGAGAGACGGGGTTCCAGTTAATTTTTGTGTGTTTCCTCCGCGATCGATATATTAGTGATTTCTGTATGCTACATTTTAAGTAGTATTCAAATGAAAGCATTGCTAAATTGCTATCAAATAAGTCCAGAAGTATAACACCATTTAGTCTGAttatatataagtttcagaagacattgaaaaaaacacatttcaaataaaaaaatcttttctttatACTAAAACCGCGGAAGCCTGGCTTTCTGTCTGAACCATCTTCTTTGATTCGTACTATATGTATCTCATCAGATTTATTTTGCACAAATACACGCCAATTTACATTTCACGAGTGTCGATTTTTTTAATTGGCAGGACATCATTTTTTGCTATTTATGCAATAGTACCAAGTACACTAATAGTTTACGTGGTCTATTGAACTATCCATAATGTTTAAGTAGTATTGGTTTCCttttcatttattaatttgataGCAATTAACATTACACCATGTTTTAAAGTAGTTTGTTGATGTTCAAATCTTTTAAATCGATTAAGGGGAGACAACTCAAGGTAAAAATAAAGTGTCTagcatttttaacacaaaataattattaagctaaaaataaaaagaacacttTTAACATATTGTTATCATTATTTCTACATTCAACTAACGAAACTTAGAGTATTGGTAGTTATCGGAAATTAAACCCTGAGTTTATAGAGTTGTGgagaaataacatatatataaaaaaaagataacccACCTCAAAGAGAATGGCGATGACAGCCAATCCATCGCTGTGTTTCATTGCTTCCTGTATTGATTTGTAGGCCAGGTAATTGTAGTTCACAATATGCATCTGTTAACATAAAACAAATCTTCAATACTAATGTTTTGCAGTGCTCCAGAAAATTAGTATCCGCCATCGTTTTATTGGTGTTTTCTACCTTATAAATACGGTATATGGAAAGTACTTTTTACTTTAAGTGATCCTCCTATAACGTTGAATGTATTCAGATTGTATTTGGTAGACTAATAAACTGCCACGTAGACTGTTCACGGAAATACCATTCaacaaaggagtaagttcggtaagggcaaTATTTGGCCCCGATTATAATGTGTTTCAAGATGACTTAAAGACGTGTAAGAAGTTAAATAGACCtaattgtaaaagtttaattctaacgttgatttttacatcccaaaaaggtcaaaatatgaGATTTTGTTAAAATTGGCTCAATTTCAACCATATTTAGGACCAGGAAACacagagcgcaggcgtcgacaaactaAATATACAATTAAGACGTGAAATATCTtcacacacattttttaaaaagatctTTGTTTTCGACGTATGCGCTCCATGTTTTCTGTCCAATAATCTttggtaagggccgattttggcctcaaatttcaggttcatctgacgaaagattttggacactttttcaacacttaagtgtctatttcagttgattcaattagtttatgtaaaagattttaactgagttactctccgattcaagcttaaatatgaaaaatttatcaaacatgccaaaaaatgtcacttttcagttggttttcgtcaaaaatgaaagtggccgcatccgtgttcatcctcaacatttatatatgttatgtattatcattaaatacaactaacatttcaatattaagaatggaCACAAAAGCGGCCACTTttatttaagacggaaaccgtcaaaaattaaacaaaaattctaaaattgtaaagatttcagtgatttagcatgacttaatgatgctagtacccgatatgtgcggcattgcattgtcaaaaacagcccatatttatgtagcagaagcattctactttccaataaataactaaaagtgtacattttaacaa
Encoded here:
- the LOC143048923 gene encoding carbonic anhydrase 7-like; the protein is MANWTYEGLHGLGHWNKEYPDCGRQHQSPIDIPSNPTLDPSIFMNFNGFEKTKEFSLTLRNNGHTAVVKVDSPNHSVFVTGNHLRGFIFKTMQFHFHWGKDSTSGSEHLVKGQSFPLEMHIVNYNYLAYKSIQEAMKHSDGLAVIAILFETTAEDNEDLKPLIEGLEKVKSKNSESSIDSLSLSKLLPNNTRCFYRYDGSLTTPGCFESVTWTILSQPQTISERQLNKFRALCDDNGNHLIKFNNRPTQGLHGRKVYTTCKDQEPNRLLSNNF